The genomic segment TGATAATGCCCCTGCTCTTAACAATGATGGAGTAACGCAGGACCCACTCCAGCCTCCAGTCAGCGATGCTCAGGTCCTGTGTTCCCTCCTGCACCGCCTCCTGGAATGTGGCTGCTGACATCAGCTCTGAGGAAGCATGACGCCAAGAGAGGAGCTGTTTAAAACTTTCACAGGTACGAGTGAACTGTGCAGCTTACACGGTACAAAAAACTTAAACATCAGATTTACTGATACTAATGTTGACACCAGCTACAATGcgttaattgattgattgttatTTGCTTTAAGAATAAGGCTGGCATTTTTCTATAATAATTTTATTGTCAATAAATTCcataaaaaatatcaaatcaaAAATGGGTCAGTCTGTTTCACAACACTCTCCTACCTTCTCTGTGGCTCTTAGGTCCAAGACCAATGTTTTCTACTAAAGACATCAATCTTTAAAAACATcataaatatatagttttatatattaaaaaaaaaagaggctgtcatttttcaaaacacctGGCCACTGCTGTTTTTAGCAAACAGGATACAGCTGCAGAACACTGTCCATGTTCATGAAAATGAagaaacatgtcacccagtgcagcGGCTCATTGATATTTTATGACAACAGACACCTTTGGCACAGAGGAATAGGATATATCAGGCTTTTTCTACACAAAAAATACttgttaaggctctgacacagtcagtcagtccctccaggatttcgcggccttttttatagattgttgtggcccaaaatgcctgatttcgcgggagcttttgtaaaaaattgcgataaaagttgcgatgtcttttgtatgtttgttgcaatgaagttgcgggagacagtgaaagttgcgatttttttttacttttttactttacaaaacttgttttggggaaaataacattactctgggctgagttttcctaggaaccaaaaaggctcaggatgctgcaaatgttggtataatatgaaaatggctggtggatttaagataaaaaataataatgtattgaattaatcaactttgaacatatgtgtgtcagtggcttgttgatctttacattgtttgttagttaatttcctaacctggcctgggacacacattcatacggtttgataaagtacttattggactttaacttatcattgcacttacaataacgagagtagctgtcctcaatttaggtcattgtgtcgtctcatctccagtttttcctgcatccaccgtgtgtgtgcgtgtcagtaGCGGGGGGAACtgtatgagcagcagccccgcctgctgtagagagccgacaggattgaaaacagcagccgctgactttagagtgaaaaaacgttacagcgtacattgatgttaaaatctATACAgtttggcaggacggtctgaaatgttttgcacgctgtctttcgctgtacgttttgttggtaaatgtgaaatgttcgagtctcgtcttcatatcggaaaaaagctctctctcactcccgcttggtcagtggcactcagacgtaaagtctggcacgtgggactgctgggattggtttaagtcgcgggaaactccggttattggtcaaatttgcggaaaggttgcggtgattggtcaaaattgcgagtcgcaccaaagtcatggtgattggttgaatttgtgtGAATTGGACTGGAGGGactggacagtctggcgaggtcggtgactcgagtctgtttggtgtgttctgtgtggtcgtcagtcggaggagccgaaTTTCATGGCATTTgttaacaataagaaaaataatataacaagACTTACATCCTTTAATGTTTGACTAAGGACTGAGAACACTTGGTTTGGGACACCCGACACTTCACTATAAAGCCATCTGACTGacagaagaaaataaagaattgAATTTCACCTTTGGGATCGTTGTGTGTGAGCAGCTGGATGTCAAACTCCTTAGCAAAGGCTGTCAGGTCAGGAGGCATCACACAGCAGGAGGCCAGGTTGACCTGGTTACTGCTGGGCTTCACCTGGTACAAGATAGGGGACATAATCAATGACTGGCTTTATTTGGTTCAACATAAGAAACTGTACACAGTGGTACAATGGCCAAAGCACTTAATAGAAAAACGCATTCCGGCTTGCAATTTTTTAATCCGTAAACCTGACCTGTTGCCTTCTAAAGCCAGGCACACACTTAACGTATTAAGCCCaacttttgatattaatgaacgtccattacattcaagccattgccaaatgagttgctacaaagctaattaagactatcagctccacacaactctctctgtatttctcagtaagattgtggcgtccggtgactttcccgcgcagaaactcgagtgaagctATCTACCTCTTCTggagagtccatcatgtttttttaatcctccgtaccctccttggctactagcaactgcatggaggagggagaggggcgGTGGGCGcccatggaaggcttgtatcatgtggacgcgccgacagggagacagaaactacacactatggCTTTAAAGGGCTGCGGTGTGTTTTACAAGCCACTATATGTCACAGTGTTTGCTGTGTTTGAAACCCTGAAGTTTCAAATCAATTTTTGGCACAAATAGAAAGAAAGCCCCAAAGCTTCATaagattaaaggacaattctggcgtaaaacgaacctaggggttaataacatatgtgtaccgagtcgaacgttctctgggacatgttttcatgctaatcaaatgtgtctctagcttttaacaagctaccgtaaaaccggtggttagccgctaacgctagctttcggggcatgGGGTAAATCACCATTTTCTACCaataacaaggctcaaaatagcaccacacttcaacggtagcataatgagggtccctacatgcaaaccgaagcattgagaactttgtaagtgtacagacagtacaccggaattgtcctttaagcttCATGGTTGAATAAAATGTGTAGTACGAGTTTAAGCAACATACacaattaataaaaacacacagtgtCTGCCCAGTTTAAAGATTACACAAATTAGGGTTCACATACACGAGATACAAGATTCCCACTCACCTGAGCCCAGTTGTAGAGTTGTTCCAGCAGATCTTTGTCCAGGTCAGAGGTGCCAATGGCAGCAATCTGCTGGCTCCTGACCAgagcctccagctcctcccaAGCTGGCTGAAGGTGAGCCAAACTTTGGCTGTCACCCTCCAGTGGCCAAGGTGGCGCTATGATAACAGAGTCAAGCTGAGACACTGCCAGCGTCTGGCAGACTAGGGATGAGAGACAAGGCAGTATCACGAGTAGAGTTAGTTTCATATCAATTGTGTGTCATTTTTAAGGCACATGAAAATTTAGCTATAGAGATTTAAAGCTCACCCATCTCCACGGCATCTCTGATAGAGGATTGAACCGACTCGCACAGGAACAGCTTGACTGCAAAAACAAGCAGCCATGAACATGTCGTCCCCCACATACTGCAGTTGTTTCGTCTAAATCATAGGTATTTATTACTTAATTACTACTATTTATTACTTGTTTAACTATTTCctaattaattcatttttgATTCAGTCAGCCATCGTATCATTGATTTTCTTTACAAATTACTTCTTTACAGTTGTCCTTAACATAGATGAGGCAGAGAAATGTTTGACTGGAATCTGTGAGTGACACGCTTTTAACAGCTTTTGTATGTACAGCTACCCTCTTGTTAAATGTACTGAAAATCGCTACATTGAGAGGTTATTAGAAAGAAATCAGGTTAAAGCAGGGAAGtggaaaatacatttacatttgctgCGTTAACCTGGATCTCCTGTGCTGAGATGCAGCCAGTCACCCATGATAGACACTAAGGTTGACTAACCTGTGACCCTcagttcctccctctcttcaggcGTAATAGCATCTGTTGCCTGGGGAATGGAGCAGTCCAGTGTGTCCGGGAAGTCCTACATGACAAGACAAGCACTTAATTCAATAACTGTGTGACGTGTTTTGCCCTTTTTAAGACATTAAAAATACGTAACAGTGCTGGCTTCATCCACCTCTAAATATGACCGCTATAGATTATTTCACAAATGACAAGAAAGCCACAATGCTTGCACAATATTTGGCATCTGATTAGCAAGGGGCAGTGATGGCATCGCTGAAATTAGCTAAGAGTTAAAGGTtaaaaagttataataatatgAAGGGAGAAGTGTGTTCTTTCCTGCCTTTTCCAGCCATTGCTGCATATCTTGGCGCATTACTGCCACCTGTTGATCAGTGGAATAGTGTGGCAGCATTTACAGGAACGTGTAACAAAACAGTACCCACTCAAATGGGATGATAGCACTGCTAGGTCAAAATCTCCACAGGTTACCTTTAATAACCATCATGAGCACGAAGGACACTGGCCCCTCTGCTCAGAGTGATTCCACATCAATTCCATCATTTGAGTGAGTATTCTCCAAGCCAATTTTTAGTGCTCCGCAATGCCCAAGCATTCAATGACAATACTTTAATTTGCCCACATGCTGTATGTAAAGTGTTTTGATGGATATTCACAATTTTATTCAGGCAAGAACTCACCTCACTTTGCGCcggctttgtaatgcctacCTAATCTccactttatgtagcctattgtattctgttttcttgtattttattgtatgtgaaactgtgttgttttgcacacttatgcttttcttggccaggtcgtcgttgcaaaggagaacctgttctcaacggcctacctggttaaataaaggttaaataaaaaaacaaacaaacaaatgaataattaaaaagaagaaaactaaaTATAGAGAGGAAGTGCTTGTCCGATTGTATGaggttattattatcatcatcatcatcatctctcttttttaaaatatttttcccTGCACGATGAGAGGAAAAATAGACAGATCTGTCAAGACAGGGATCTCCTCAAAATTGTCTCATTCAGTGTTTAATaaactgattttattttctttatgcaTAAGACTTGATAATAAGTGATGAATTTATTACAGCAGGTAAACATGTTGTGCATTTCTTTGCTTTGTCCAGAACATTGTGCTGCTGAAGCCTTTACGTTAATCTGACAGTATTCATGTCAGACTTGTGCCAAGTGGGAAATGTTACTTGGTCCAACCTGCTAAGATAGCTGCCGTAACTTTTACGTAAAAGTGACTCTAAAGTGCATTAACTGATGGTTAGCATGTGAACCGTTACAGAGCATTACAAAGCCTCTGTGTTTTTCCTGAACAGAACTCAGGGCCCCATGACTGAAACATCCCATTCTTGCCATTTCCCTGCAGGGCTTGTGCCTAATTTGCTTTGTATTTACAAGTATTTAAGACCCCTTAGTTCAACTCTTTCAAACCTCCCCCATTCCCATTTGAGTCCAGTGGGCGTGGTAATAAAAGCAGAAGCAGATTAGCTGAGCCTAGCAAAACAGCCAGAGGAGGGGTATGTTCAGTAGGAATGGTGGTTCACTACGTTGGATCCTGCAGCCTTTTTAATCTCCATTTCAGCCTTTTCagaacacgttattttgataAAACAGATTATCCACTGACTACTGCTTTCTAGAAATCCTATCACAGTTAATGAACAAAACCCCCAGAGCAAAGTTGTGTGCCCCTACCCTCCACCCCTACAGACAGACGCACATTTGGAATGGCGCCTTTGGCAGCCAGCACTGCATGAACATTCATCATGACAGCTTCTTTTCAGTAAGCCTAGAGGCATCCTTTGATGTCCATCACTACAGCCATTTTTCTTTCCCAAACACTGGAACCCTACTGCCGACAGTGTAGTAGCACATTATTGTGCAACTCATTCTCTTACTGCTGGTCTGACCATAATGGACTGTCAATGCAAATACTATTGCTCATTTCTCAGTgtcaatgaaaaaaacatgcaaaactggTTTAGGAGACTATACTCTCACATTGAGAACCCAACAGCACTAcatgaaaacattaataaaactgtaaaatgttttcCCACCTTGGATGGCGGTTTTGTTGCAGAAAGCCAATCACTGAGTGTGTCTTGAATGCAATCTTGAAGCTGAAatatcaaacagaaaaacaatgtCAAATTAACATCTGTGAAACATGCATATTTTCAGGAAGGATCCCTAAAACTTGGCTAAAGCTGAACAGCTTCTTATCCTCAGCAGACACCACATCAACATCTGGACAGCTGTGTCATGCTGCTCCACCAACTCGGGTCGCAGTGTGTTATAAACAATGAAATCAGTTGGACAAATTTTATAATGTCCCAAACTGACTCAAGTGTGGGACAAGGACAGGAGGGACATGTCAAGTTTAAGTGCTGATGAATTTTAAAACCTAATTATTTACAAAAGGAGAAGCATGGGGCGAGGAGGCCAGCTGCATCAGCGGTGTAAGAAGTGTATAGATGTGTGAGAAATGTTCGCGTGAGTGCTAAAGCCAgcagaaaatgtcaaagaaactaAAACCTTGAGATGTCGGGCCGAAAAACAGACAAAGGGAGACAGACTGGGAGCATAGCTGGCTTAAACAGACCTGGTAGAGACTTAACAGGTAACACTACATGAGGCTAACAAACAAACCTCAGCTCTGCTGCAGCAAAAAGGTCCCACGATTGCAGAGTTGGATGTGTGAACGTTAAAAATAAGGTGATTTGACAATATAGCATTATAACAATTAAATTAGTTTGAACAACAGACTTTGGACAATGTGAGGCATCAATGTTGATCAGCATTATTTAGTGCCAAGTCAGATATATTGGAACTTAAAAATGGTCTCTATTGACTCTAAGTCATAATAGAAATTGaatgttgctttttaaaataacacaaGCATGGTAACTCCTATGACATATATACATTACTGCAGACTCATGAAAGAGAGGAAACATGAAAATACTGCAGGAAGAGATGGAGCGATGCAACAACAAGTTATCTAAATCTCCTTTGAAAGCACTTATATGTATTATGTACTCTtcatattttttagtttttcgtGGTATGTCAGCCACATATAGGCCAGTATATAATGCACTATATGCCATAAAGATAAATATGTGATAATCCAAAAACCTGTCCTCTGATAACTCAGTCAAGCTCAAGTCATATTTTCTGCATTAATAGTTCAACCATGACATTGGCCCTTTATCACAACAATAACAAGGAAAATCAACTCTGGAGGACTAGGTACTAAGGCACAACACGTAGCACTGACTGTACCAAATTACAACCATGCTTTGAAGGAAAACAGCAGTTGATGCCTGTACTTCCTTAAAACGAGTGGTTTAGTATCTGAAGCAATCATGAAAAAGTAATAAGTCTGACCAAACACTTAGGATATTGCAGCTACACCTTTATATAACTACAGTGAACATCTATGCAGTGCCAAAACAAGTAgtcgattaatggattagtcaGACGACAGAAAATTAacttttcaataaaaaacataatggcAGGACAGAAACTGTGCATTTTGGGGGAGGTGTAAATTGAAAAACTGGTCTGATGTAATGTGTTTCTCCACTGTAACTACAGTTACAGACTTATTGCAAAGCaatattaaactaaattaaattaggACAGGGAGGGAAAGGTTAGTAGCAAAGACGGGCCATCCCCAGACCACACCCCAAGAGGCTGGACAGATTGAAAAGTAAATTATAGGAAATATTGTTCATAAACCTGCATGTAATGTACATTTTGAGTCAGATAGATATCGGTCAGCCTATCTAGCTGAGGTGCATGGCAATGTGTAAAAAGATTATTGTGttactttggaaaacactgtcgaTAAATCCACAATACCAAAACTATGTATTAAACAATTCACATGTTGCTATATTTCATGGAAGAGGTGAAATCGAAGCACAGCGATAAAACTCCACCTTCCCTGAATGCATGAGCGGTCCCAAGGTTAGGGGACACAGCTCCTGTCGGGGCCCGGGGATAAGTACCTGTAACAAACACTGTTTCCATGAAGCACCTATCTGAAGGTAATGTATGTCACCTGTGTGATTATTCCAGGTTTGCACTTATTACAGTGAGTTTTGTGTGAGCAGCCTACAACAATCATTCATCAgtagttactttctgaaaacAATTCACCTTTGGCTGGATGATAAAGTTAATtatttgacatgcttttatcaCATTAGAAAGACACACTAGACTCAAACCTTTAAGGCAATTATCTCAGACACAGTTCTGCTATGGACATTGAAAGGTACAATTTGAAACTACTTTTTAAAACGTCtcagaaaaagtaaaatgtctCAGGATCAGCTTTAATGGCCAAGTAAGTGTGAACACATGCAGGGACTTTGACTCcggctttttgttgctctccaagtacatacacagaaatagtCATAcactaaaaacaaggacaacaaagctgaaaaaggtaaacataaacatttgtgtgtgtgtgtgtgtgtgtgtgtgtgtgtacacacacacacacacacacacacacacacacacacacacacacacacacacgtaaacaaACAGCTCTATGAGGATTGTAAACAGTAAGACAATTAATGTTAACAGGTTGCTTATATCTGAGATAGGTGGATATGACAGTATATACATTGACagatatttgcatgtgtttaacACTAtttagtatatatattatattatataatatgtattatatattatataatacataaataataatcCAATATATCGAATTTACTTGAAAGGTGGATGCTTGGTATTACAGTTTATCTTTGGATACCTCATATAACACTACACGTCTATTATAAtcagttaacacacacaaacacacactgttatcATTAGCTAGTTAAATATTTAGCCACGTAGCCTAACGTTACCGTTAATTTAAATGGCTAGCTAAGCTAATAAGCTAAACTGCCacaccaacacaacacaactagctaacgttagtccgTTTAAATTAGACAGGTTTTAGATATCTTACCTCTTCGCTGGGAGAGCACGGACATTTCTTTTTCAGACGACTTCGGTTGACTAGATTTCCGGTGTGCAGCCTGAGAGTCTTGGCGTGGGTCAACATCTTCGCCTCACTGTTCCTGTTGGTGATTTGAGGATCCATGTGGTTCTCGGTAGCGAGCTAACAAATTGCTAATCAATGTCTGCTACGACGAAGTGTGCGTTCACCCTGACACCAACTGCTACTGTAACTCAAAGAATAGTGTACAGCCCCCCACAACAACTGCTATAAAATGATGTAGTCAGGATGACTTGCACTCAGTGTTGACTGACCGGATGGTTTGGTGATTGCTAGTGTCTGTTATGGAAGCGAGCCGGTCGGTAAGGTCACGCCCACATGGAGGCGTCGGTGACTGTCCGGTAAAACCCGGTGGGGATATCATGGAGTAATGTTAAAGGACTAGCTACATGCATAAGGCGGAACTAAGCTATGGAATGGATTTTTATATCTAATGCAGTTCCACTTCTGACCGCTAGGTGGTGGTGTAGGGTTTGTAATTATTTCCTCAAGCAAGGCTAAAAGCATAGACTGTTTACAGTCAATGGATAACAATCAACATTGTATAACAAACTGAATACTTATACTCAACTGCTGTACTTGTGTACAATTTGAAGCACCTGCACTAAGTATTTACATTTCCTGctacttttttagtttttaatctTATCTTCTACACCATAACATTACACTATAACtgagtatttacattttctacTACTTTCTACACCACTACAACTACACCACTTTATTCTGCTGCTGTTGTATAGTTTCTATTTAGATCTACTCCTCTTCTTATTTTAGATTTTACTTTCTCTATAATCTCTATTTATGTCTGTccttgtgctgctgcaacaactgGATTTCCCCTTTGACGataaataaaggcttatctGATCTTATCTTTTACACCATAACATTTCCGGGAGcaatattgtaatttttactccactacatcatTTTACAGCAATAATTACCACTACTgcaggttaaaaaataaataaaacaaacacattaatgtGCATGGCTTTCCAACTACTTCTGGCCATATAATTTACCTACCTTGAATCTATAAaatatgcacatactgtatctttTGATATATTACAAATAGAATACATTTGTCATTTGGTATACACACATCCATTTACAACACTGCTCAGTATTCAAGATTCAGATAACTTCAGGTCAAGTGAACGCTGAAATTTGGAAGCAATCAAATAATCGCAGAGATGAGATGACTTTCAGTGCAAAAGAAAGTAAATAATGATGCCTTGCAAATTTCTTTAGAACATATTTCTTTTCATATATCACAAAAGACTCATACTTAAAACTATTTCCTCAGTGTAGTAAACATTGAGGACACAGAGGTCACATCCTCTTTATTTTTGGTAGGAATTTGGCTGTTTTAGCAACTTTAGGGTGTCATATACGATATTTTAGTAGGTAATATAGTAGAAATATAGGAGAGCAGTTCAaaataaatagaatacaaaagatagttaaaaacattttctgaaggTGGTGGGTGCGGTTACAAAGGGGTGACTTGCATTCATGACTTCAGCAAttctaaaagaaaatgtaggAGCAACCGTTGTCAGGTGTATATTTCCTTTAAAAAGGGACCCACAATGCAGCACATGTTTGGAAAGCATGAAGAAGAGCGTCACTCCAGTAAACGCTTTAAAGAGCAAGATATTGAGTTTCTTTAAGAGAATATTATTCTAAGTGGTTCTTTTAACATTTCTCAGGCCTTCACTTTGGAGCTGGTTTAAGTAAGGAAGGAAGTAAAcattttatatagtgcttttcacagataaaaatcacaaagtgcaaAAAGTACCTTTTACATGATTTCCCTTAGTTGgattaagttttttttacatctgtttTGACATCTCTACcaggtttatatatatatatattatatctaaatgttaaatgttatatctaaatctaaatgttaaatctaaatctaaatgttaaatttatatctaaatgttaaatgttaaatctaaatgttaaattgatatctaaatgttaaatgttaaatctaaatattatatctaaatctaaatcttaaatatatatctaaatattatatctaaatctaaatcttaaatatatatctaaatgttaaattttaaatctaaatgttatatctaaatgtgtcgccaagtgtaaagctaaatatttagaaaatattcaaatccccagggaaaccacgcccactgcagtggcttcaaatcgcgctgcaccgcaatttccagtcaacacctgttggtacagtaaatgctgactacagtggagctgttcgactaatgttactggattaaa from the Sander vitreus isolate 19-12246 chromosome 9, sanVit1, whole genome shotgun sequence genome contains:
- the gclm gene encoding glutamate--cysteine ligase regulatory subunit encodes the protein MDPQITNRNSEAKMLTHAKTLRLHTGNLVNRSRLKKKCPCSPSEELQDCIQDTLSDWLSATKPPSKDFPDTLDCSIPQATDAITPEEREELRVTVKLFLCESVQSSIRDAVEMVCQTLAVSQLDSVIIAPPWPLEGDSQSLAHLQPAWEELEALVRSQQIAAIGTSDLDKDLLEQLYNWAQVKPSSNQVNLASCCVMPPDLTAFAKEFDIQLLTHNDPKELMSAATFQEAVQEGTQDLSIADWRLEWVLRYSIIVKSRGIIKAKGYLVSARKAIP